A genomic region of Mesorhizobium sp. NZP2077 contains the following coding sequences:
- a CDS encoding 2-dehydro-3-deoxy-phosphogluconate aldolase yields the protein MTSKTEKLLSLINSQPVIPVLKITDVANAVPLARALARGGLPAIEITLRTADALEAIRRVAAEVEEAIVGAGTILDAKQFDEAASAGSRFIVSPGITRELLAAAADSEVPLLPGAITPGEIMAAREAGLRFLKFFPAEQSGGIASLKAFASPLADVKFCPTGGITGKNAADYLSLSNVICVGGSWVAPDDMVKAGKWDEIEALARAASQLGK from the coding sequence ATGACCAGCAAGACCGAAAAACTCCTGTCGCTCATCAACAGCCAGCCGGTCATCCCGGTGCTGAAGATCACCGATGTCGCCAATGCGGTGCCGTTGGCCCGCGCCCTGGCGCGCGGCGGCCTGCCGGCGATCGAGATCACGCTGCGGACCGCCGATGCGTTGGAAGCGATCCGGCGCGTGGCGGCCGAAGTCGAGGAAGCAATTGTCGGCGCAGGCACCATTCTGGACGCCAAGCAGTTCGACGAGGCGGCCAGCGCCGGCTCGCGCTTCATCGTCAGCCCCGGCATCACACGCGAGCTTCTGGCCGCCGCTGCCGATAGCGAAGTTCCGCTGTTGCCCGGTGCCATCACGCCCGGCGAGATCATGGCCGCGCGCGAGGCGGGCCTGCGCTTCCTGAAATTCTTCCCGGCCGAGCAGTCCGGCGGCATCGCCTCGCTGAAGGCCTTCGCCTCGCCGCTGGCCGATGTCAAATTCTGCCCGACCGGCGGCATCACCGGCAAGAATGCCGCCGACTACCTCAGCCTGTCCAACGTCATCTGCGTCGGCGGTTCCTGGGTCGCGCCCGACGACATGGTCAAGGCCGGCAAGTGGGACGAAATCGAAGCCCTCGCCCGCGCTGCCAGCCAGCTCGGGAAATAG
- a CDS encoding rhodanese-related sulfurtransferase, with amino-acid sequence MTQSAPFQPVRVAALYRFARLDAFETLRAPLAAFCCGRGIKGTLLLAHEGINGTVAGSEAAIAELIDYIEAVDGLAGLEVKYSAAADMPFHRMKVRLKREIVTMGVRDIDPATTAGTYVVPADWNALISQPDTIVIDTRNAYEVSIGTFKGAVDPATTSFREFPAWVEAHRSELEGRKVAMFCTGGIRCEKATAYVKSLGFEDVFHLKGGILKYLEEVPAEQSLWQGECFVFDERVSVSHGLAEGDAELCRACRHPLTASELASPKYAAGVSCPHCFDARTDEDRQRYAERQRQVELAEARGKGPHIGS; translated from the coding sequence ATGACACAGTCCGCTCCATTCCAGCCCGTTCGCGTCGCCGCGCTCTACCGGTTTGCCCGGCTCGACGCCTTCGAGACGCTGCGCGCGCCGCTCGCGGCCTTCTGCTGCGGACGCGGCATCAAGGGCACGCTGCTTCTGGCGCATGAAGGCATCAACGGCACCGTCGCCGGCAGCGAAGCAGCGATCGCCGAACTCATCGACTATATCGAAGCCGTCGACGGCCTGGCGGGCCTCGAGGTCAAGTACAGCGCAGCAGCGGACATGCCGTTCCACCGCATGAAGGTGCGGCTGAAACGCGAGATCGTCACCATGGGTGTTAGGGATATCGACCCGGCGACAACCGCCGGCACCTATGTCGTGCCCGCCGACTGGAACGCACTGATTTCGCAGCCCGACACGATCGTCATCGACACGCGCAACGCTTACGAGGTGTCGATCGGCACCTTCAAGGGCGCGGTCGATCCGGCGACCACGAGCTTTCGCGAGTTCCCGGCCTGGGTGGAAGCGCACCGGTCGGAACTCGAAGGCCGCAAGGTGGCGATGTTCTGCACCGGCGGCATTCGCTGCGAAAAGGCGACGGCTTACGTCAAGTCGCTCGGCTTCGAGGACGTGTTCCATCTCAAGGGCGGCATCCTCAAATACCTGGAGGAAGTTCCGGCCGAACAGAGCCTGTGGCAAGGCGAGTGCTTCGTCTTCGACGAGCGGGTTTCGGTGTCGCACGGCCTTGCCGAGGGCGATGCGGAACTGTGCCGCGCCTGCCGCCATCCGCTGACGGCGAGCGAGCTGGCGTCGCCGAAATATGCCGCCGGCGTCTCTTGCCCGCATTGTTTCGATGCCCGTACCGACGAGGACCGTCAGCGCTATGCCGAGCGCCAGCGGCAGGTCGAACTCGCTGAGGCGCGGGGCAAGGGGCCTCATATCGGGTCCTGA
- a CDS encoding tellurite resistance TerB family protein: MFDPKKLLDDLLGSQIPGTSGTVRDKAGQAVQMAKDNPLAAGALAAVLLGTGAGREVTGAAVKLGGLAAIGGLAYKAYQNYKAGNAPEQAPAAGEPELLPPPKDTAFHPSQAPQGEDEFTMTLVRAMISAAKADGHVDDEERKKIAGKLSLSGIGTDAEKFLMAELESPLNLDTLVAGAHTDAQKLELYTASRLTIDPDTRAERGYLDLLAGRLGLPDALVDHVEATVSAAKGPATKTGTSPNPRW, from the coding sequence ATGTTCGATCCCAAGAAGCTTCTCGACGATCTGCTCGGCTCGCAAATTCCCGGCACCAGCGGCACCGTCCGCGACAAGGCTGGACAAGCGGTGCAGATGGCCAAGGACAATCCGCTGGCCGCCGGTGCGCTCGCGGCGGTGCTGCTTGGAACAGGTGCCGGCCGCGAAGTGACCGGTGCCGCGGTGAAGCTCGGTGGGTTGGCCGCGATCGGCGGCCTCGCCTACAAGGCCTACCAGAACTACAAGGCCGGCAATGCGCCGGAACAGGCGCCCGCCGCCGGCGAGCCGGAATTGCTGCCGCCGCCCAAGGACACCGCCTTCCACCCGTCACAGGCGCCGCAGGGCGAGGACGAGTTCACGATGACGCTCGTTCGCGCGATGATCTCGGCGGCCAAGGCCGATGGCCATGTCGACGACGAGGAGCGCAAGAAGATCGCCGGCAAGCTCAGCCTTTCGGGGATCGGTACCGATGCCGAGAAATTCCTGATGGCCGAGCTGGAAAGCCCGCTCAATCTCGACACGCTGGTGGCGGGTGCTCACACCGACGCGCAGAAGCTCGAACTCTATACGGCATCACGCCTCACCATCGATCCCGACACACGCGCCGAACGCGGCTATCTCGACCTGCTTGCCGGCCGGCTCGGCCTGCCGGATGCGCTGGTCGATCATGTCGAGGCGACGGTTTCGGCGGCCAAGGGTCCTGCTACAAAGACCGGGACTTCGCCCAATCCGCGCTGGTAA
- a CDS encoding SDR family oxidoreductase, which translates to MTEQKTAIVTGAGTGIGKSVATALLKHGWNTVFCGRRKAVLDAAIADAGKTDAKALAVACDISKAGEVEDLFETVAEAFGRVDLLFNNAGMGYKSTPIDEIPVEVWNDIVGVNLTGSFLCARAAFGAMRKQRPMGGRIINNGSVSAYAPRPGSVPYTATKHAITGLTKTLALDGRPYDIACGQIDIGNALTDMAQPMTVGVPQANGSISAEAVMDVQRVADAVVHMASLPLGANVLFMTVMATKMPFVGRG; encoded by the coding sequence ATGACCGAGCAAAAAACCGCCATTGTCACCGGCGCCGGCACGGGTATCGGCAAGAGCGTTGCCACAGCGCTGCTCAAGCACGGCTGGAACACGGTGTTCTGCGGCCGCCGCAAGGCGGTGCTGGATGCCGCGATCGCCGACGCCGGGAAGACGGATGCCAAGGCATTGGCGGTCGCCTGCGACATCAGCAAGGCCGGTGAGGTCGAGGATCTGTTCGAGACGGTGGCGGAAGCCTTCGGCCGCGTCGACCTGCTCTTCAACAATGCCGGCATGGGATACAAGTCGACGCCGATCGACGAGATCCCGGTCGAGGTGTGGAACGATATCGTCGGCGTCAATCTCACCGGTTCGTTCCTGTGCGCCCGGGCAGCCTTCGGCGCCATGCGCAAGCAGCGGCCGATGGGTGGCCGCATCATCAACAACGGCTCGGTGTCGGCCTATGCGCCGCGCCCCGGCTCGGTGCCCTATACGGCGACCAAGCATGCCATTACGGGGCTGACCAAGACGTTGGCGCTCGACGGCCGCCCCTACGACATCGCTTGCGGCCAGATCGACATCGGCAACGCGCTGACCGATATGGCGCAGCCGATGACCGTCGGCGTACCGCAGGCCAATGGCTCGATATCAGCCGAAGCGGTGATGGATGTCCAGCGCGTCGCCGATGCCGTCGTCCACATGGCCAGCCTGCCGCTCGGCGCCAATGTGCTGTTCATGACCGTGATGGCGACCAAGATGCCGTTCGTGGGACGTGGGTGA
- a CDS encoding YciI family protein produces the protein MFYAILAYHVEDAIKALTPQDDAALMAELLKINTRLHDEGTLGPSARLGATQDAITLRGPGDGVIIDGPFAETKEQLLGLYVVDCATRDDAIAIARDLRRVNPTAVYEIRPILLFKPGVPLAGK, from the coding sequence ATGTTCTATGCAATCCTTGCCTATCACGTGGAAGATGCGATCAAGGCGCTGACGCCGCAGGACGACGCAGCACTGATGGCCGAGCTGCTGAAGATCAACACCCGGCTTCATGACGAAGGCACGCTTGGACCGTCCGCGCGCCTGGGGGCGACACAGGATGCCATTACCCTGCGCGGCCCCGGCGACGGTGTGATCATCGACGGTCCTTTCGCCGAGACCAAGGAACAGCTGCTCGGTCTCTATGTCGTCGACTGCGCCACGCGGGACGACGCCATCGCGATCGCCCGCGACCTTCGCCGCGTCAATCCTACCGCGGTTTACGAGATCAGGCCCATTTTGCTGTTCAAGCCCGGCGTGCCGCTTGCGGGCAAATGA
- a CDS encoding pyridoxal phosphate-dependent aminotransferase produces the protein MLHTISAFDRLGEENAFAVLARATALASQGRDIVNLGIGQPDFKTPQHIVEAAIKALRDGHHGYTPANGLLATREAVARRTLTTTGVEVSPETVMILPGGKPTMFAAILMFGEPGAEILYPDPGFPIYRSMIEFTGAAPIPVPMREENGFAFSAEETLALITSKTRLLILNSPANPTGGVTPRAEIEKLVKGLEKHPDVAILSDEIYDVMTYDGETHCSLLAYPEIRDRLIVLNGWSKTWAMTGWRMGWSIWPNGDKGAHLYDKVRKLAVNCWSCVNAPSQFAGIAAIDGPQNDVDTMMRAFDNRRKIVVEGLNALPDISCITPKGAFYAFPNVSKTGWKAKKLASALLDEAGVALIGGPDFGILGEGYIRLSYANSEENILRALERIGAFLAK, from the coding sequence ATGCTCCACACGATTTCGGCCTTCGATCGCCTCGGCGAGGAAAATGCATTCGCGGTGCTGGCCAGGGCGACCGCACTAGCGAGCCAGGGCCGCGACATCGTCAATCTCGGCATCGGCCAGCCCGACTTCAAGACGCCGCAGCATATCGTCGAGGCGGCGATCAAGGCGCTGCGTGACGGCCACCACGGCTACACGCCCGCCAACGGCCTGCTGGCGACGCGCGAGGCGGTGGCGCGCCGCACGCTGACCACCACAGGCGTCGAGGTCTCGCCCGAAACGGTGATGATCCTGCCCGGCGGCAAGCCGACCATGTTCGCGGCGATCCTGATGTTCGGCGAACCCGGCGCCGAGATCCTCTATCCCGATCCCGGCTTCCCGATCTACCGTTCGATGATCGAGTTCACCGGTGCCGCACCGATACCCGTGCCAATGCGCGAGGAGAACGGCTTTGCCTTCTCGGCCGAGGAGACGCTGGCGCTGATCACGTCCAAGACCAGGCTGCTGATCCTCAACTCGCCGGCCAACCCGACCGGCGGCGTCACGCCGCGCGCCGAGATCGAGAAGCTGGTCAAGGGGCTGGAGAAGCACCCTGATGTCGCGATCCTCTCCGACGAAATCTACGACGTCATGACCTATGATGGCGAGACGCATTGCTCGCTGCTCGCCTACCCCGAAATCCGTGATCGGCTGATCGTGCTCAATGGCTGGTCCAAGACTTGGGCGATGACCGGCTGGCGCATGGGCTGGTCGATCTGGCCGAATGGCGACAAGGGCGCCCATCTCTATGACAAGGTGCGCAAGCTCGCGGTCAATTGCTGGTCCTGCGTCAACGCGCCGAGTCAGTTCGCCGGCATCGCGGCCATCGATGGCCCGCAGAACGATGTCGACACCATGATGCGCGCCTTCGACAACCGCCGGAAGATCGTCGTCGAAGGCCTGAACGCCTTGCCCGACATTTCCTGCATCACGCCCAAGGGTGCGTTCTACGCCTTCCCCAATGTGTCGAAGACCGGCTGGAAGGCAAAGAAGCTCGCCTCCGCCCTGCTGGACGAGGCCGGCGTGGCGCTGATCGGCGGCCCCGATTTCGGCATCCTCGGCGAAGGCTACATCAGGCTTTCCTACGCCAATTCCGAGGAGAACATTCTGCGCGCGCTGGAGCGGATCGGGGCATTCCTCGCCAAGTAG
- a CDS encoding GNAT family protein, which translates to MSENLKDWQPRPRPERKAIDGRYVRLEPLSAAKHGDGLFEASSVSDVDGRFAWLPDYPPETRAAFQPWLDKVEASEDPLFFAIIDKASGKVAGRQTLMRIDPAYGVIEIGNIYWGPLISRKPAATEAQFLFMKYIFDELGYRRYEWKCNNRNEPSKRAAERFGFKFEGIFRQHLIVKGENRDTAWYSIIDKEWPALRKAYVAWLDPANFDGAGQQKRRLEDCRAEFGA; encoded by the coding sequence GTGTCGGAAAATCTCAAAGACTGGCAACCGCGTCCCCGGCCGGAGCGCAAGGCGATCGACGGCCGATATGTCAGGCTTGAACCGCTGAGCGCCGCAAAACACGGCGATGGGCTCTTTGAGGCGTCTTCCGTGTCCGATGTCGATGGCCGCTTCGCCTGGCTGCCCGACTATCCGCCGGAAACCCGCGCCGCCTTCCAGCCTTGGCTGGACAAGGTCGAGGCCAGCGAGGATCCGCTGTTCTTTGCCATCATCGACAAGGCCAGCGGCAAGGTTGCCGGACGCCAGACGCTGATGCGCATCGATCCAGCCTATGGCGTCATCGAGATCGGCAACATCTATTGGGGGCCGCTGATCTCGCGCAAGCCGGCGGCGACGGAAGCGCAGTTCCTGTTCATGAAATACATCTTCGACGAGCTCGGCTACCGCCGCTACGAATGGAAGTGCAACAACCGCAACGAGCCGTCGAAGCGGGCGGCGGAACGGTTCGGTTTCAAGTTCGAGGGCATTTTCCGCCAGCACCTCATCGTCAAGGGTGAAAACCGCGACACAGCGTGGTATTCGATCATCGACAAGGAATGGCCGGCCCTGCGCAAAGCCTATGTTGCGTGGCTCGATCCGGCCAATTTCGACGGCGCCGGCCAGCAAAAGCGACGGCTCGAGGATTGTCGCGCGGAATTCGGCGCTTAA
- a CDS encoding cation diffusion facilitator family transporter produces MAQSHDHSGHDHGGVGHVHGSTDKKRVLIAACLTAGFMVAEALGGLFTGSLALLADAGHMLADAIALGLAWYAFHLAGRPATGRLTYGFGRVKTLVAYTNGIAIFVIALWIVYEAWDRLLTPAPVLGGPMLVVAILGLLVNLGSFFVLHGGDRESLNMRGAILHVLGDLLGSAAAIVAALVILATGWTPIDPILSVLVSLLILSTAWSLMRAAAHVLLEGVPPSLDRDLVAKDLETAVPGVREVHHMHVWSLDGSSNMATLHACLDEGVDAYQAVSTIKKRLASEHGISHATVEPEFGHCADEGDDHDHQHEHDAAAHHGHHH; encoded by the coding sequence GTGGCGCAGTCCCACGACCATAGCGGGCATGACCACGGCGGCGTCGGCCATGTGCATGGCTCCACCGACAAGAAGCGCGTGCTGATCGCGGCCTGCCTGACGGCGGGCTTCATGGTGGCGGAAGCGCTTGGCGGCCTCTTCACCGGGTCGCTGGCGCTGCTGGCGGACGCCGGCCACATGCTGGCCGACGCCATCGCGCTCGGCCTTGCCTGGTATGCCTTCCATCTCGCAGGGCGGCCGGCGACCGGCCGGCTCACCTATGGTTTCGGCCGGGTCAAGACACTGGTCGCCTACACCAACGGCATCGCCATCTTCGTCATCGCGCTGTGGATCGTCTACGAGGCCTGGGACCGCCTGCTCACACCGGCGCCGGTGCTGGGCGGACCGATGCTGGTGGTGGCGATCCTCGGCCTGCTGGTCAATCTCGGCTCCTTCTTCGTGCTGCATGGCGGCGACCGCGAAAGCCTCAACATGCGCGGCGCCATCCTGCATGTGCTGGGTGACCTGCTTGGCTCGGCAGCGGCGATCGTGGCGGCGCTGGTGATCCTGGCGACCGGTTGGACGCCGATCGACCCGATCCTGTCGGTGCTGGTCTCGCTGCTGATTCTGTCGACGGCCTGGTCGCTGATGCGCGCCGCCGCCCACGTCCTGCTCGAGGGCGTGCCGCCAAGCCTCGATCGGGACCTGGTCGCCAAGGACCTGGAAACGGCGGTCCCGGGCGTGCGCGAGGTGCACCATATGCATGTCTGGTCGCTCGACGGGTCAAGCAATATGGCGACGCTGCATGCCTGCCTCGACGAGGGTGTCGATGCGTACCAGGCGGTCAGCACCATCAAGAAGCGGCTTGCCAGCGAGCACGGCATCAGCCATGCCACCGTGGAACCGGAATTCGGCCACTGTGCCGATGAGGGTGACGACCACGATCACCAGCATGAGCACGATGCGGCTGCGCATCACGGCCACCATCACTAG
- the denD gene encoding D-erythronate dehydrogenase encodes MRILITGAAGMVGRKLIARLAKDGTLRGKEITALDLHDIVPPQAPAMEGVSISTHTGDLAVTGAAEGLVASRPDVVFHLAGIVSGEAEANFDLGYRVNLDGTRALFDAIRLGGFAPRVVFTSSIAVFGAPFPDVIPDEFHPTPLTSYGTQKQMSEALLADYSRRGFFDGIGIRLPTICVRPGKPNKAASSFFSGIIREPLSGHEAILPVPRSVVHTHASPRSAVNFLIRAAGIDGAAVGPRRNLTMPGVAVTVGEQIEALERIAGPKTVSLIREVPDETIWAIVKGWPTRFEAQRSRELGFTAEKSFDEIIRAHIEDELDGQIPG; translated from the coding sequence ATGCGCATTCTGATCACCGGCGCCGCAGGCATGGTCGGCCGCAAACTCATCGCCCGGTTGGCCAAGGACGGCACGTTGCGCGGCAAAGAGATCACCGCGCTCGATTTGCATGACATCGTGCCGCCGCAGGCGCCGGCGATGGAAGGCGTCAGCATCAGCACCCATACCGGCGACCTCGCGGTGACAGGTGCCGCCGAAGGCCTGGTCGCGTCGCGCCCCGACGTCGTCTTCCATCTCGCCGGCATCGTGTCAGGCGAGGCGGAAGCCAATTTCGATCTCGGCTACCGCGTCAACCTCGACGGCACGCGCGCCCTCTTCGATGCCATCCGGCTTGGGGGTTTTGCGCCGCGCGTCGTCTTCACCTCGTCGATCGCGGTGTTTGGTGCGCCGTTCCCGGATGTCATCCCGGATGAATTCCACCCGACACCGCTGACCTCCTACGGCACGCAGAAGCAGATGAGCGAAGCGCTGCTCGCCGACTATTCCAGGCGCGGTTTCTTCGACGGCATCGGCATCCGCCTGCCGACGATCTGCGTGCGGCCCGGCAAGCCGAACAAGGCGGCATCCAGCTTCTTCTCCGGCATCATCCGCGAACCGCTGAGCGGCCATGAGGCGATCCTGCCGGTGCCGCGCTCGGTCGTGCACACCCATGCCAGCCCGCGCTCGGCGGTGAATTTCCTGATCCGTGCGGCCGGGATCGACGGTGCTGCCGTCGGGCCGCGCCGCAACCTGACCATGCCCGGCGTCGCCGTCACCGTCGGTGAGCAGATCGAGGCGCTGGAGCGCATCGCCGGGCCGAAGACGGTAAGCCTGATCCGCGAGGTGCCCGACGAGACGATCTGGGCGATCGTCAAGGGATGGCCGACCCGCTTCGAGGCGCAGCGGTCACGGGAGCTTGGCTTTACTGCTGAAAAGAGCTTCGACGAGATCATCCGCGCCCATATCGAGGATGAGCTGGATGGCCAGATTCCTGGCTAG
- a CDS encoding nickel/cobalt transporter, whose product MKPVRKPSLRLALGLLALTFAAMHFANAAHAQSSLGIGVNDGMAPTTGPFAHILMWINLRQQEFYRALATAMKAMRQDNSKIWILIGLSFAYGIFHAAGPGHGKAVISSYMVANEVALRRGVLLSFVSALLQGLTAIVVMLLAYFVLRGTTISMTDAAWFMEIMSFALVTLFGAWLLWRKLGPSILRLFGRAPAYSLSAAHAGHSHGGHSHAGRAGHSHAGHSHAAHGHSAPAHSHALQVHDDHVHEHSHDHHDHAAHDHPHDHAHHDHAHHDHAAGEVCETCGHSHAPDPALLSGDRFDWRTAWSAVAAVGIRPCSGALIVLSFALLNGLWLGGLLSVLAMSLGTAITVSALATLAVTAKNWAVYFAGDGRMGNRIHSIVEIAGAAFVFLFGLLLLSASLTGSV is encoded by the coding sequence ATGAAGCCGGTGAGGAAACCGTCCCTGCGTTTGGCACTCGGCCTGTTGGCCCTCACCTTTGCCGCGATGCATTTCGCCAATGCCGCGCACGCCCAGAGTTCGCTCGGCATCGGCGTCAATGACGGCATGGCGCCGACCACAGGCCCGTTCGCCCACATCCTGATGTGGATCAACCTCAGACAGCAGGAATTCTATCGTGCGCTGGCGACAGCCATGAAGGCGATGCGCCAGGACAACAGCAAGATCTGGATCCTCATCGGTCTGTCCTTCGCCTATGGCATTTTCCATGCCGCCGGCCCCGGCCACGGCAAGGCGGTGATCTCGTCCTACATGGTGGCCAATGAAGTGGCGCTGCGGCGCGGCGTCCTGTTGTCCTTCGTTTCGGCGCTGCTGCAGGGCCTGACGGCGATCGTGGTCATGCTGCTCGCCTATTTCGTCCTGCGCGGCACCACCATCTCGATGACCGACGCGGCCTGGTTCATGGAGATCATGAGCTTTGCCCTTGTCACCCTGTTCGGCGCCTGGCTCTTATGGCGCAAGCTCGGCCCTTCCATCCTGCGCCTGTTCGGCAGGGCGCCCGCCTACAGCCTGTCGGCCGCTCATGCCGGCCATTCGCACGGTGGCCACTCGCATGCCGGCCGCGCTGGTCACTCCCACGCCGGTCATTCGCATGCGGCCCACGGCCATTCGGCGCCTGCTCATTCGCATGCGCTGCAAGTGCATGACGACCATGTTCATGAGCATTCGCACGACCATCATGACCACGCCGCGCATGACCACCCGCATGATCATGCGCATCACGACCACGCGCATCACGATCACGCGGCAGGCGAGGTCTGCGAAACCTGCGGCCACTCGCATGCGCCGGATCCGGCGCTGCTGTCGGGCGACCGCTTTGACTGGCGCACCGCCTGGTCGGCTGTGGCCGCCGTCGGCATCCGACCCTGCTCCGGCGCGCTGATCGTGCTGAGCTTCGCGCTGCTCAATGGGCTCTGGCTCGGCGGCCTCCTGTCGGTGCTGGCAATGTCGCTTGGAACCGCCATTACCGTCTCGGCGCTGGCGACACTGGCCGTGACCGCTAAGAACTGGGCGGTGTATTTCGCCGGCGACGGCCGCATGGGCAACCGCATCCATTCGATTGTCGAGATCGCCGGCGCCGCCTTCGTCTTCCTGTTCGGATTGCTGCTGCTGTCGGCGAGTCTGACGGGCAGCGTGTAG
- a CDS encoding DUF1007 family protein, with product MHLKRHAIILASALAATFAATGPAYVHPHVFAEARLDVILSPDHQSVKALRHLWRFDDLFSSTVMMEFDKNSDLKLDDKELKDVADTVHASLAEFNYFQLVTQNGKDVTMVPPPHLMANFDNDQLIILFESEPKAPIKLTGTIDIGVYDPTFYTAIDFTEDSNITVEGLPSNCTSKVVRPDPDEAIKENQKTLTDAFFNDPTGTDMSKIFATKLELTCQPEG from the coding sequence ATGCATCTCAAACGGCATGCAATCATATTGGCTTCGGCCTTGGCGGCGACCTTTGCCGCGACGGGGCCGGCCTATGTGCATCCACACGTCTTCGCCGAGGCCCGCCTCGACGTCATCCTCTCCCCGGATCACCAAAGTGTGAAAGCGCTGCGCCATCTCTGGCGCTTCGACGACCTGTTTTCGAGTACGGTGATGATGGAGTTCGACAAGAACTCCGACCTGAAGCTTGACGACAAGGAGCTGAAGGATGTCGCCGACACCGTTCATGCCTCGCTGGCCGAATTCAACTATTTCCAACTCGTCACGCAGAACGGCAAGGACGTGACGATGGTGCCGCCCCCACATCTGATGGCCAATTTCGACAACGACCAGTTGATCATCCTGTTCGAGTCCGAGCCCAAGGCGCCGATCAAGCTGACCGGCACGATCGACATCGGCGTCTACGACCCGACTTTCTATACCGCGATCGACTTCACCGAGGATTCCAACATCACTGTCGAAGGCCTGCCGTCGAATTGCACCAGCAAAGTGGTCCGTCCGGACCCGGATGAGGCCATCAAGGAAAACCAGAAGACCCTGACGGACGCTTTCTTCAACGATCCGACAGGTACCGACATGAGCAAGATCTTTGCCACCAAGCTCGAACTGACCTGTCAGCCAGAAGGATGA
- a CDS encoding LysR family transcriptional regulator, protein MDTLTRMRAFIDVVEAEGFSAAARKIGRSKALLSKYVRELEDELGALLLNRTTRQFSMTEAGHTYYRRASEIVREVDSLADAVRESSGDVRGRIKLSAPRTFADAPIGQSLIDFAKQHPDIVLDIQLDDRFVDLVEEGFDLAVRISRLENSSLIARRLAPFSIKLCASPELIAKHGMPTRPQDLGHMPCIVDTNGRGLNNWAFKGDNNDQLSVAVSGPIEVNSPMAARAAAVSGLGFCILPDFIASPDLASGRLVTVLDDRILSGGGIFAVYPHRRYLPAKVRVFVDFLVQWFRTREAA, encoded by the coding sequence ATGGACACACTGACCCGCATGCGCGCCTTCATCGACGTCGTCGAGGCCGAGGGCTTTTCAGCGGCCGCGCGCAAGATCGGCCGCTCCAAGGCGCTGCTGTCAAAGTATGTGCGCGAGCTGGAGGACGAACTCGGCGCGCTGCTGCTCAACCGCACCACGCGCCAGTTCTCGATGACCGAGGCGGGCCACACCTACTACCGGCGCGCCTCGGAGATCGTGCGCGAGGTCGACAGCCTGGCGGACGCCGTGCGCGAATCCTCCGGCGACGTGCGCGGCAGGATCAAACTCTCGGCGCCGCGCACTTTCGCCGACGCACCGATCGGCCAGTCGCTGATCGACTTCGCCAAGCAGCACCCCGACATCGTGCTCGACATCCAGCTCGACGACCGCTTCGTCGACCTCGTCGAGGAAGGCTTCGACCTCGCGGTGCGTATCTCGCGCCTGGAGAATTCGTCGCTGATCGCCAGGCGACTGGCGCCATTCTCCATAAAGCTCTGCGCGTCGCCCGAACTGATCGCAAAGCATGGCATGCCGACGCGGCCACAGGATCTCGGCCACATGCCCTGCATCGTCGACACCAATGGCCGCGGGCTGAACAACTGGGCATTCAAGGGCGACAACAATGATCAGCTGAGCGTCGCCGTGTCGGGCCCAATCGAGGTCAACAGCCCGATGGCGGCGCGCGCCGCCGCCGTGTCGGGGCTCGGATTTTGCATCCTGCCGGATTTCATCGCCTCGCCCGATCTTGCCAGCGGCCGGCTGGTGACTGTGCTCGATGACCGCATCCTGTCCGGCGGCGGAATCTTCGCCGTCTACCCACACCGCCGCTATCTGCCGGCCAAGGTCCGTGTCTTTGTCGACTTTCTGGTGCAGTGGTTCAGGACACGTGAGGCCGCTTGA